The Canis lupus familiaris isolate Mischka breed German Shepherd chromosome 34, alternate assembly UU_Cfam_GSD_1.0, whole genome shotgun sequence region GTTTCTGTACAAAACTACAAAAGAGCAAAAGCTACTCAACTGCTCATCTGTAGCTCAGTCAAAGAAGAACCTCATGGCCTTCCCACCACCAAGCCCAGGGCCATGATGTACTCACCCAGTTTCATCCCTgcatctccttttcttcctgtaGCAGAATGTCCAAGCACTTGGTGTCTTAGTGACTGCCCTTCCCACTCCATCCCTGGGCTTCTGCTCTCTGCTGGCTctgtcctcctgcccccaccagaCAATCATATagttcctttcttcttattttaacaATCCAACTAGTCACCATGCCAATGGTGAGCAGAGGTGCTATGGAAATGGAAGTTAGGGATGCAGGTGGTGGCTGCAGCAGATCTGGTTCCCCGTAATCTCCATCGGCCCTCCCCAGCCACTCCAAATACACACTCTAAGTCACAACAGCGTTAACTGCTCCTATATTacttgataaaaatgaaattttaattttcaaagattgAAGTTCTCTGGAGCTCCCGTTCCTTTACTTTCTAATCAAATTGTTCTAAGTCATTACTATAGAAATTCTGAGGCTGCCCCTAAGACCAATTTCTCATAGGAATAATGGAAAAAGGAACTGTAAAggaaacaaagtttttaaatgtttagaaatctTCAAGTGTCCTTTAAGTCCTTGTCCTCTGGTTTTCTTGGCTGCTTGTTCGGAATTGGCTTTGGTCTTACCATCCCGGGGAGGGAGGTGGCTGCAGTTTCCCCACTTTAACTTCCTAAAATAGAAATCTCATCTAGTTGGTCATGTAAGGAACAATGTTATCAATTTTAAGAAAGTTACTTGAATTCCCTACTAAAGTCATAATTCCAAATATAGAAGTCTCTGGAGCTGCTTGAttgcatttcttcctttcttttttcttttctttttttttcctttcctccctctctctttcccttctttccttcttctttctctatttttctctttctttctttctttctttctttctttctttctttctttctttctttctctctctctctctctctctctttctttttttttttctgttttatattcagGTTTAATTTACCTCTCTGAACTTTGCCTTAAACTGGCTCTTTGCTTTCCATCTTTACTTTTTCTGTTGTGAAATGACAATAGATAAAATTTGTAGTCAATCTTCTATGCGTGTTGATATTAGGCTTGGTCAAAAAAGTTTTGTTTATGAGAGGGAAAGTTACTGAAGACTGCTAAGCCTGAATGAATTAGCCCATCAATCCTACCCATTAATCTAATGTCCAAGAGGTTGACTCAAGGATAGGTATATAGGAGCTAATAAGAACAGTGAGAACTTAGGAAGTTACCTAGTGCAGGCTCTGGGTTCTAAATGGTTCACCTGTTCTTTCAACAACTCTGTAGgtagtaattattattttcatgtcaCATATGGAAAAACCAACACACAGAGGGTAAGGAACTTGTCCAAAGGCTACATACCTACAGAGTGGCTGAAGGTCTTCAAGCTTCGTCTTTTACCTCTTCATAGGCTACAAGATATTAAGCCTGACTCTTAGGAGGACTACTTTCACTCAGAGCTCAATAATTTTAAGTTAGAGAAACTAGGTTCTACATCCAATGAAAGATAGGCTGCAGGATAAATATGGGATTACATAGAATGGACGAGGGCTGAGCCCTAATGTAAAACAAAGTGTGGTGTTTATTTTGTGGTTtagaaatcatatggtgtttgttaGAAAGAATAAATCAACGTGGAATTCAGAAAACCTAGAAGAGTCCCAGCTAGGCCCTTATCCCTGAACCTGCTTCTTTACCAAAAAATGGGTATAATAGTTATTGCATAAGATTatcataaagattaaataagatacatAATATAGTCTTCCTACAAATAGTGAGAGGGCTCTAAAACAAttgcatcttttttcttaaatttttatttatttatgatagtcacacagagagagagagagagaggcagagggagaagcaggctccatgcaccgggagcccgacatgggactcgatcccgggtctccaggatcgcgccctgggccaaaggcaggtgctaaaccactgcgccacccagggatcccaacaattgCATCTTTAATCACATTAGCATCTCACTTATCTCTCTTGTCAACCAACCATCTGTCAACTTTTCATGTCACCAATAATCTAAATAACAAAGTACAAgaaattatccctattttataggtgaggaaacaagGGCTTAGTAAGTGATATGTCCAGTACCAAATAGCTAGTAAGTAACAGATACTCTAGTGTTCAAACCAAGAACTGGTGTTCATAAACTCCCAttgctaaacaaacaaacaaacaaagagatTTTAAGTAGCTACGTATTGACTTGGTATGGAGGAGAAGCTGATGTCTTTCCTCTAAACTGCATGGCTCCAAATGCCAACCTGAAGGTTATCTTGCACCCAACTTTGAAAAACTCCAGGGACCTCTCAGGCCATAGAGTTTTCATGCTGAAAGGGATCTTAGAGAACAGAGGATTCTAatctaatttttatcatttttcccttGAAGAAACTGAATTCAAGTCCTTGTCTGAGTTATACAGCCCAGAACTCAGGTCTCCTGACTCTCAGTTCCATGCTTATCCCACTTCTTTCAAAAGGTCTGGGCAGATTTACAAAGCTGAAACATTGTACTCTACATCAGTTCTCATTATTTCTGGGTTCCATTATTACACAAGAACCAAGAGCCAAGGAATTTCTAAAGCAACAATTTCTAAAGCAAATTTCTAAAGGGAATTTAATGATAGTTCAAAATGAAGcttgagcatttactatatgtcAGACACCATGGTAAGCATATTACCTTCCCTTTTGCAGTATCTTATACACTTTAGTTATTCGAACACTACCTTTATGATATTTGCCAAATCTACATGCCATCCATATAGTTATTAACctaatatttgtctttgtatcatctttaaaatgctaaCCATTTTAGTTCTATCCTGCGCTATACTAGGAAATCATGAAAtcctagttatttttaaaatacatcatacAAATACATAactaataacattaaaatatttgtcatctgtgtctctcaaatattATCACATTTAGATACTCCCAGACTATAAAGAACTATTATAATCCCTGTATATCTTATATTATATTCTCCTATTATATCCCAATATGTTCTTATTTTGTCACAATATAGAAAACTCAAGCTCAGTTAAATAACTTAACTTTGGTCTCATAGCAGGTACGTAGCATCACCACACTCCAAATCCAAGCCAGGCTAATCGCAAAGTCTGTGCTCCTACTTTACTGACATCAAAAAGTGCTCAGCAGAGTAAATTAAAATCAGAACTTGAGAGATCCTACTCTAACAGGGCCACAGACTTACCTCTTGGTGTGATTGTGTGCAGGGGTAGGTGCGTGTGGTTGAGGAAAACTTACAAGGGAATGACAGCACTATGAGCTTTctaattttaagtgtttattttcaaaagtatcaTATCTACAAAGAAGTTGAAAAAGTAGCGCAGTGAACGCTCCCTACCCTGTGTTCAGGAATGGTTACCAtttacatttgtttaattttcactgtgtgtgtgtgcgcgagCACACGCATGCACGCATACACGCATACACGCATATGTATGTAGTTTGGTTggaatcatttgaaaataagctGCAGATATTAGAATCAGTTCATTCCTAAATACTTTAGCATGTGTTCACTAAGAACAAAGACATTCTCCTACATAATTACAATACCATCACCATATCCAAGAAAGTAATAAATACGCTAATATTATCTACTGTAACAGcccattttcaaaatttcatgaCTGCCCCCATATTGTCCCTtacagctgttttcttttttccaggatCTAAGATCGCTTGTTGCACTTGGTTGTCAGTTCTTGATCTCCTTTTATCTAGAACAGTCCTTCTACctcttgtttttcattcattgtcatttttgaaaatttcGGACCAGTTTTCATGAGTCGTTGATACAGGTTAATTTGCCCTTTTTCTGCACATTCTTTCAGAATTACTTGAGAAAAAGTTACATAGACTTCTCAGCAAACAGCAAATATCCTTAAAGTTCTGAATAGATTACATGATATAAAATCCTGACtatgatatatattttagcaGCCAAATCAACTATCAGTTGGCCAAGAGAAGTAGCCTTGATCTGTGGTAGGTACACCCAATATCCCCCAAATCCTCCATCTGGACTTGAACAAATCCAGATTCATTTGGATTTCCTTAAGCTgatttaaaatgaacataatgcTGCTTTACCTTGTCTTCTGTCATTTTATCGGTTAGGAGTCCTCCTCTTAACTCCACGTCCTGTGATGAGTGTGGCACATGCAGCTGGCCAGCCGCTGCCTTTCTCCAGCTTTCTACTAGTTATACAttagaggaggaggagcaaggaAAGGAAGCGGAGTGGTCATTTTTATTAAAGTCCAAATCTAATCTTGGCAGAGGTTGACTATTGAGGAGAATCTAATCAATAAATGCTTTGCCTTCGTGACTTGTAGCTTCAATGCTTGTGCACCAGCAAAAGGAAATGGGAGCAGGTCTCTCTGGCGTAAGTTACGAACCAGGGACGGTCACACTTCAAGAAATTTTAAGTACACCAGTAACCAGGGatggtgaaaaagaaaatctttggtgTCTTTTGTAGAAGATGAGATGCTGGGCTGACGTACCGTGTTGTGAGATGACAGAGACAAGGGACATGGGAGGTACATTGCACTCTGCCCTGCAGAGAACCAGTACTATGGTGTTTGTGCTTTAGAGCTGGGCTGTGTGGCCAGAGGCCCTTGTAAGCTTGATTGCTTTACCTGGATGAGCTTTGGAGAGCTACGaacttgggtttgaatctcaaCATTTTACTGGTGGTATTACTTTGCTTAAGTTGGCTCCCAGtgacttttctctgttttttcactgaataaaatgaaagtaacagAATGCATTGTTTGCTATATGGATTAAATGTGATAGGAAAGTGGTTAGTCTAGTCCATAATACGTGCTCAGCAAATGttggttgttgttatttttgctattattattattggtataGTGTTATGTTGAGAGGCGCTTGTAGAATATAGAGTTCTCAAGTAAATCTGCTCGTATGGCTTGAATCTGTAcccttctgtgtcttctttatCATGTTCAGCCCTGTGGGAGCCCAGACAGGGTCAAAATTGGTTGAGCTTGAACTATGTTTGGTGACTGTTGTCACTGGCTCTACTGAGGCTCAGCTGGAACCAGTTCCAGCAGAGGAATTACAACAGACAGTCCCCCAAATCCGGGGATGTTATGAAGAAGCAGACAGTGATAAAGTGAAGGATAAAGGAGACTCCAATTTCATGTGTCTCTTATTTCACCACCgcccttttatttctattatctctGCAGGGCAACCCAACGAGTAAATAATTCAGTCTAAACCACAAACTTGAGCCCAGCACAGTCCTAGGTTCTGATATGCATGAAATAAAAGACACTTAGGTGTTCACAAGGTATAAGAATATTGTCTAAATGGAATCACAaacaataaaagttttttttggtagaaaaacATGAACTAATATATTATTAGCAATAATAATTAATCTTTATTGAGTTGTTGCTTGTCGCCAGGTGCTGCTCTCAGCATTTTACAAGGATTACTTTTTCATCCCAAGGCAATCTCCTTTGTAAACTGGGCTTTGGCGAGCAAAGTTAGCCCAGATAGCCACACGGACGTCAGCGCACAGCCAGCACCTGGCTTTCTGCACCAGTTTCAGCTGGTTCTGCACCCGTTTCGGCTGGGGATGCGCGCTGCCCACTCGTCAGAGCGCCCACGATCAGGAGAGGATTTCTTAGCAAACCACTTTCCAAGCGACTTGACACTGCAAGGAGGAGTCTTGGGGCAACCGTGAGAAAGGAGTTCCCTTCTGACTTTTACCAACCTCGGGGTCCTGAGTCGTCCTTTTAAGAGACGGAATTGGCCTCGCGCGCGGCGTGGGGTCCGGGGAGcctgcacccaccccccaccccccatcccccatccccgcGCAGGGGGCGCGCCCTGGAGCCGCGCGCCCGCCTCCCCCGGTTTGGCCAGCACCTGTCCCTGCTCTGTCTCGCCCGGAAAGAGCAATCCGTGCCCCTTAGGGATGGGCTGAAGCTGCCTCCGGGGCGCAGGGAGGCGGGCGCGGAATCGCGGCGGAGGCCTGGCGCGGGAGGGGCTGCGGTGGCACCTGCGCGTTCCCCGGGCGGTGATggggcgctggggggggggggggcgcccaggGGCGCCGAGAGCTCCCCGCTGAGCCGTGGGGTGGTTCTTCACGCTCCAAACCTGGAAGGGCAGAGTCTGATTACTTCTTGGCTGATCTAATCCTCGTGGTAGATAGCCCTGGCTCTAGGGGGGAGAGTCTCCAAGGA contains the following coding sequences:
- the LOC119867530 gene encoding uncharacterized protein LOC119867530 isoform X3, which gives rise to MLVHQQKEMGAGLSGAISFVNWALASKVSPDSHTDVSAQPAPGFLHQFQLVLHPFRLGMRAAHSSERPRSGEDFLANHFPSDLTLQGGVLGQPNRRLLEEGGEETSPPSLLHSSHRAGSAPLYSSGPCLEHSAPD